TCCCAACGTATGTGTGCCGGCACGCGCTGGGCCGCGAGCGCGGTAAGGGTTTCCTCAAGTTCGGCGGCGCGGTTGTAGGTGCAGAGCACGACGCTGAGGTTCATGGTTGTGACGGTCATAGTTGAGCCCAGGTGTAGTCGCACAGCACCGCCCCCTGCTGGCGGTCGGTCGAAAAGCGGGCACTGTCGGGCCCGTCGACCACGTCGATCACGAGGGCTTCCTCGACGGAGTCGAGGGGACCGTTCGAGCCCATCCACAACCCGATGCAGATCGACCGCCCGGGTCGGAGCCGCAGGCCGTGAAACCGGCACTGAAAGGTCTGCGTGCCGGGGCGAAGTGAAGCTCGAAACCCGGCCTCGCGCGTCCACCCGGTGACGAGCCGGGCCCCCGACGGCGTCTTGATGAGGACGGCCAGGTCTGCGTCGGGGATCGACTCGGTCGACTCGACCTCCATGCGCAGGACGAGATCCTCGCCGGACGGGTGGGCGCGTCGTGGCTGGCCGAACTGGTCGACGAGCTGCGCCCGGACGAACCTGGCTCGGCTGTCGCCAGAGCGCCGGCGCCGGCGCAGGTCGCCCGCGCCGTTGGTGCCCTGTTCGGCGAGGTAGGCCGCGACCACCGTCGGGGCCGGGCCTTCGAGGGCAACCGCGCCGTCCCGCAAGAGCAGGGCGGTCCGGCAGAGCCGGGGGATGAGGTCCATGTTGTGGCTCACGAAGAGCACGGTGCGACCCGACCTGGCCATGGCGGCCATGTGATCGAGGCAGCGCTTCTGAAATACCGCGTCACCGACCGCCAGGACCTCGTCCACGATCAGGATTTCGGGGTCGAGGTGCGCGGCGACTGCGAACGCGAGCCGGACATACATCCCGCTCGAGTAACGCTTGACCGGAGTGTCGAGAAACTTCTCCACCTCGGCGAAGGCGACGATGGCGTCGAACTTCCGGGCGATCTCGGCTTTCTTCATGCCGAGGATGGCGCCGCTCAGGTAGATGTTCTCGCGGCCGGTCAGCTCGGGGTGAAAGCCGGTACCGACCTCGAGCAAGGAGCCCACGCGGCCGTAGATTTCCGCGCGGCCGGAGGTCGGTTCGGTGATGCGGGAGAGGATCTTGAGGAGGGTGCTCTTCCCGGCGCCGTTGCGGCCGATGATCCCCTTGACCTCGCCGTGCCGGACCTCGAAGCTGACGTTCCGGATGGCCCAGATGAGATCACCCCGGTTGCGTTGCTGACCATCACGCGAGAAGAGCCTGGCGATGCCGTCGGCCAGGACTTCCCGGAGCATGTCGTGCCGGTGGCGGACAGTGCCGATCCGGTACTGCTTGGAGAGCGCCTCGGCTCGGATCGCGATGTCACCCATCAGACGATATCCGCAAACGTATGTTCGGTGCGGCGGAAGTAAATCAGGCCTGTGATGAGCAGGGCCGCTAGGAGCGGCAGACTGGCGAGGAGAACTGCGGGGTCCGCACTCGCCTTGCCCAGCAGGGCCCAGCGGAACCCCTCGATGACACCGACCATGGGGTTGAGGCTGTAGATGAGCCGCCAGGAGTCGGGAACGACGCTGACGGGGTAGGCCACCGGCGACGCGAACAGCCAGAGCTGGGTGAGAAACGGAATGGTGTGGCCGACGTCGCGATAGCGAACGTTGAGCGCGGAGAGCCAGACCCCGACGGCAAGCGCAGCGAGGACGGCGAGGGCGACGAGCGCCGGGAGCATCAGCACCGGCCAACTCGGCCTCAGACCGAACCAGGCCATCAGGACGAGGAGCACCAGGAACGAGCAGGAGAAGTCGACGAGCGGTCGGATGACCGCCGCCAGCGGGATCACGAGCCGGGGGAAGTACACCTTGCGGATCAGGTTGGCGTCGCCGACCAGGCTGCGGCCACTCTCGGTGACGGCCTGGGAGAAGTAGTGCCACGGCAGAAGCGCCGCGTAGGCGAAGACCGGGTACGGGAGCCCGTCCGACGGAACGCCAGCAAACCGGCCGAAGACGAGTGTGAACAGGGCCATCGTCGCCAGTGGCTGGATGACCGCCCAGGCCACGCCGATTGCGGTCTGTTTGTACCGGATCTTGACGTCGCGCCAGATCAGGAAATAGAGCAACTCGCGGTAGTGATAGAGCTGACCGAGATCCAGGCGGAGCAAGCCGTTGCGAGGCTCGATCACCACGGTCGGGCGACCCATGACCGTCTCGCTCGGGCCGGGTGGGCTCATTGCGAGGTCCTCGGGAACAGGTCACCGGTGAGCGCACGCACTCGACGCCCGGCGAGCCGCCGGATGGCAGCCGGCGCAAACAGGCCCGCGAGGAACGGCGTCACCAGATGGAATTGCCTGCTCGTCCGGGCGAGGCGAAGGAGATAACGGGCCGCCCAGAGCCGATGGCCTCGGTGTCCCCGATAGTACGCCTCTTTGGCGATTTCCAGCGCGGCGCGATGCAAGCTTCTCTTGACGGCGCCCCGAAATGCGCGGGGGCCGGATCGCAGTTGTTCGCGCAGGATCGCCGCCGTGTCCTTGCGCCAGTTGAAGAAGCGAAGATCCGGCGGGCCGGAAAGCGAGGTCGGGCGGCGGCGCCAGCGCACGAGCGTTGCGGCTACGAGGGTGATCGGGAAGTGCGCCGCTATCCGTAAGTAGAGGTCGTAGTCGTGGCTTACGGGAAAGCGGGAGTTCCAGTCGCCAACGGTCTGAAACACCCGAGCAGGGACCATGATCTGACTCGACGTGCTGACGGGGGTGCCGTCAAGGAGGTCGGCGTAACAATATCCATGCCACACGGAGACTCCGGCACGGGCGAGCAGTGCCCTCCCAGCGGGCGGCATGAGAGTGCTCGAAAGGACGGTGCCGGAGTCGTCGAACTCGACACCATCCACAGCGACAAGTCCGGAGTCGGGGAAGCGTTGGACGGCGTCCACCTGCGTGGCGACCGTCCGGGGGTCCCAGAGGTCGTCACCGTCGAGAAATGCCACGAATTCACCGTGGGCGTGTCGTAGGCCGGTGTTGCGGGCCGCCGCCGCGCCTCGGTTCCTCTGTCGGAGGTAGAAGATGCGATCGCCGAACGACGCACAGACGGACGCGGTCTCGTCGGTCGAGCCATCGTCAACGACGATGACTTCGACCGGGCGATACGTCTGAGCGAGCGCGCTGTCGATGGTCGCCCCTATATACGGTCCGACGTTGTACGCCGGTATGACGATGCTGACGAGATCCGCCGGCGCAGCG
The Dehalococcoidia bacterium DNA segment above includes these coding regions:
- a CDS encoding ABC transporter permease yields the protein MSPPGPSETVMGRPTVVIEPRNGLLRLDLGQLYHYRELLYFLIWRDVKIRYKQTAIGVAWAVIQPLATMALFTLVFGRFAGVPSDGLPYPVFAYAALLPWHYFSQAVTESGRSLVGDANLIRKVYFPRLVIPLAAVIRPLVDFSCSFLVLLVLMAWFGLRPSWPVLMLPALVALAVLAALAVGVWLSALNVRYRDVGHTIPFLTQLWLFASPVAYPVSVVPDSWRLIYSLNPMVGVIEGFRWALLGKASADPAVLLASLPLLAALLITGLIYFRRTEHTFADIV
- a CDS encoding ABC transporter ATP-binding protein is translated as MGDIAIRAEALSKQYRIGTVRHRHDMLREVLADGIARLFSRDGQQRNRGDLIWAIRNVSFEVRHGEVKGIIGRNGAGKSTLLKILSRITEPTSGRAEIYGRVGSLLEVGTGFHPELTGRENIYLSGAILGMKKAEIARKFDAIVAFAEVEKFLDTPVKRYSSGMYVRLAFAVAAHLDPEILIVDEVLAVGDAVFQKRCLDHMAAMARSGRTVLFVSHNMDLIPRLCRTALLLRDGAVALEGPAPTVVAAYLAEQGTNGAGDLRRRRRSGDSRARFVRAQLVDQFGQPRRAHPSGEDLVLRMEVESTESIPDADLAVLIKTPSGARLVTGWTREAGFRASLRPGTQTFQCRFHGLRLRPGRSICIGLWMGSNGPLDSVEEALVIDVVDGPDSARFSTDRQQGAVLCDYTWAQL
- a CDS encoding glycosyltransferase family 2 protein, which gives rise to MTAAPADLVSIVIPAYNVGPYIGATIDSALAQTYRPVEVIVVDDGSTDETASVCASFGDRIFYLRQRNRGAAAARNTGLRHAHGEFVAFLDGDDLWDPRTVATQVDAVQRFPDSGLVAVDGVEFDDSGTVLSSTLMPPAGRALLARAGVSVWHGYCYADLLDGTPVSTSSQIMVPARVFQTVGDWNSRFPVSHDYDLYLRIAAHFPITLVAATLVRWRRRPTSLSGPPDLRFFNWRKDTAAILREQLRSGPRAFRGAVKRSLHRAALEIAKEAYYRGHRGHRLWAARYLLRLARTSRQFHLVTPFLAGLFAPAAIRRLAGRRVRALTGDLFPRTSQ